One Williamwhitmania sp. DNA segment encodes these proteins:
- a CDS encoding RHS repeat-associated core domain-containing protein encodes MVSSSNSQINRYLSVTLFEKLFGYTFHEHYDKLGLINMNRPKGAHGNTSKINHRVAITFGRVYDPVVGRFLSVDPLVGNPLNSQDYNGYSYCGNNPLAFTDPSGYQK; translated from the coding sequence TTGGTCTCATCTTCAAATTCTCAAATTAATCGCTACCTTAGCGTAACGCTCTTTGAAAAACTTTTCGGCTACACCTTCCACGAGCACTACGATAAGCTGGGCCTTATTAACATGAACCGACCGAAGGGAGCTCATGGCAACACCTCTAAAATCAACCACCGAGTTGCCATAACATTTGGCCGGGTGTACGACCCCGTGGTGGGCCGCTTCCTGAGCGTGGACCCGCTGGTGGGCAACCCGCTGAACTCACAGGACTACAACGGCTACAGCTACTGCGGCAACAACCCCCTCGCCTTCACCGACCCCAGCGGATACCAGAAGT